A section of the Mycolicibacterium anyangense genome encodes:
- a CDS encoding ABC transporter ATP-binding protein yields the protein MTANAGHAEDLSTAPSAPWTGGAVLRRTVSRNRRWLIPGSGLIGLHQICELSVPVLIGVIVDRAVSTGSVQAILTWVSVLAALFVVLTLVYRYGARLLMFAIARESHLLRVELSRKVLHPLGITTDFQTGELLSISSTDSDETSYVLDYVPRVTGAVVATITCGAILLGIDVPLGLMVLIGVPMVVAGLQITAPLIARRVEDQQAAVGRASALATDLISGQRPLQGIGAQRNAAQRYRAASRRSLQATLRAARIQSLHEGAAAAAGAVAAMAVAVLASYFALHGAVSVGELITVIGLAQFLIEPFSLLAIVPSWVAEARASANRVATVLSSPSRHRQLSAAPAVKRGPLIVENATHHGLDGLHLRIDPGEFVAVLAADPRAAAALVDVLSGQVRAGGVVRVGGRGLGEIAPGERRHTLLVEHHHSDLFSGTVQSNLDIASADDRAVSAALQASCAQDVVDLHPDGLAHPVVERGASLSGGQRQRIALARALAADPEVLVLHDPTTAVDAVTEQNIAERVRRLRADRTTIVFTSSPAFLAAADRVIVLSDGRVHAEGTHRELFDTDPGYRRRVAR from the coding sequence TTGACCGCCAACGCAGGTCACGCCGAAGACCTGAGCACCGCTCCCAGCGCGCCGTGGACCGGTGGTGCGGTATTGCGCCGCACCGTCAGCCGCAACCGGCGCTGGTTGATTCCCGGCTCCGGCCTGATCGGCCTGCATCAGATCTGCGAGCTGTCGGTTCCCGTCCTCATCGGAGTCATCGTCGACCGCGCCGTCAGCACCGGCAGCGTGCAGGCGATCCTCACCTGGGTTTCGGTGCTGGCCGCACTCTTCGTGGTGTTGACCCTGGTGTACCGCTACGGTGCCCGGCTGCTGATGTTCGCCATCGCCCGCGAGTCCCACCTGCTGCGGGTCGAGCTGAGCCGCAAGGTGTTACACCCGCTGGGCATCACCACGGACTTCCAGACCGGTGAACTGTTGTCGATCTCCTCCACCGATTCCGACGAGACCTCCTACGTGCTCGACTACGTGCCACGGGTCACCGGTGCCGTGGTCGCCACCATTACCTGTGGGGCGATCCTGCTCGGCATCGACGTACCGCTGGGACTGATGGTGCTCATCGGCGTACCGATGGTGGTAGCCGGTCTGCAGATCACCGCCCCGCTGATCGCCCGGCGAGTCGAGGATCAGCAGGCCGCGGTGGGCCGGGCCAGCGCCCTGGCCACCGACCTGATCAGCGGGCAGCGCCCGCTGCAGGGCATCGGTGCACAGCGCAACGCCGCCCAGCGTTACCGGGCCGCCAGCCGCCGGTCGCTGCAGGCCACCCTGCGGGCCGCCCGGATCCAGAGCCTGCACGAAGGAGCTGCCGCGGCCGCCGGCGCGGTGGCCGCGATGGCGGTGGCCGTGCTGGCGTCCTACTTCGCACTGCACGGCGCGGTGTCGGTGGGCGAACTCATCACAGTGATCGGGTTGGCTCAGTTTCTGATCGAGCCGTTCTCCCTGCTGGCCATCGTCCCCAGCTGGGTTGCCGAAGCGCGGGCGTCGGCCAACCGGGTGGCCACCGTCCTCAGCTCCCCCAGCCGGCATCGGCAACTCAGCGCCGCGCCCGCGGTCAAACGCGGGCCCTTGATCGTCGAGAATGCCACCCACCACGGGCTGGACGGGCTGCACCTGCGCATCGATCCCGGCGAGTTCGTCGCCGTGCTCGCCGCCGATCCGCGTGCCGCCGCCGCCCTCGTCGACGTGTTGTCCGGCCAGGTCCGCGCCGGCGGAGTCGTCCGCGTCGGCGGCCGCGGTCTCGGCGAGATCGCCCCCGGCGAGCGGCGGCACACCCTGCTGGTCGAGCACCATCACAGCGACTTGTTCAGCGGCACCGTGCAATCCAACCTGGACATCGCCAGCGCCGACGATCGCGCGGTGAGCGCGGCCCTTCAGGCATCCTGCGCCCAGGACGTTGTCGACCTGCATCCCGACGGCCTCGCTCATCCCGTGGTCGAACGTGGCGCCAGCCTGTCCGGAGGTCAGCGCCAGCGCATCGCGCTGGCCCGGGCGCTGGCAGCCGACCCCGAGGTGCTGGTGCTGCACGATCCCACCACGGCCGTCGACGCCGTCACCGAGCAGAACATCGCCGAGCGGGTACGCCGGCTGCGCGCGGACCGCACCACCATCGTATTCACCAGCAGCCCAGCCTTTCTCGCGGCCGCTGACCGGGTGATCGTGCTGTCCGACGGCCGGGTGCACGCCGAGGGCACGCACCGTGAACTGTTCGACACCGACCCCGGGTACCGACGGCGGGTGGCGCGATGA
- a CDS encoding MbtH family protein, giving the protein MSTNPFDDPDGRFVVLVNDEDQHSLWPTFAAVPTGWTVVFGGPEGTDRDAALRYVDENWTDMRPRSLRLQMDGAADAVQRA; this is encoded by the coding sequence TTGTCCACCAATCCTTTTGACGACCCTGACGGTCGGTTCGTGGTGCTGGTCAACGACGAGGACCAGCATTCGCTGTGGCCGACGTTCGCCGCGGTCCCCACCGGCTGGACCGTGGTGTTCGGCGGACCGGAGGGAACCGACCGCGACGCCGCGCTGCGCTACGTCGACGAGAACTGGACCGACATGCGCCCACGAAGCCTGCGGTTGCAGATGGACGGCGCCGCCGACGCGGTCCAGCGAGCTTGA